In the genome of Clostridium cylindrosporum DSM 605, one region contains:
- the rpsS gene encoding 30S ribosomal protein S19, protein MSRSLKKGPFVQEVLLKRIIEMNKSGEKKVLKTWSRSSTIFPQMAGHTIAVYDGRKHVPVYVTEDMIGHKLGEFAPTRTYRGHDYDEKSSKRR, encoded by the coding sequence TTGAGTAGATCACTTAAAAAAGGACCATTTGTACAAGAAGTACTTTTAAAGAGAATAATTGAAATGAACAAGTCAGGAGAAAAGAAGGTATTAAAGACTTGGTCAAGAAGTTCAACAATATTCCCACAAATGGCAGGTCACACAATCGCAGTTTATGATGGAAGAAAACATGTTCCAGTATATGTTACTGAAGACATGATAGGACATAAGCTTGGTGAATTTGCACCTACAAGAACATACAGAGGACATGACTACGACGAAAAGTCATCAAAGAGAA